A window from Litorilinea aerophila encodes these proteins:
- a CDS encoding peptidoglycan D,D-transpeptidase FtsI family protein, whose protein sequence is MESPGTFHRLSGGLSPHLASSHAGAASQPARPVGRFHLLAVGFGLLTLIVLGQLVRYQIFQRDQAAASVVAEEGPTARGIMVDRDGVPLVVNRYFYQISATPRQLETEEARIEVARQLHDLIGLPYDHTMSVLTNYQDAYFAVLANDVSLTEAQKILDFKALQEKENVIYPLQQVHVRPTPRRFYPQESLFAHLTGFVRPDLGGVMGLEAYYDEFLRQDGAGLLGGRQDGLESLPEEVRRFVPSDVGKDLVLTLDRTVQWIIRDELAQGLAQYRAEAGTIIVMAPKTGAILGMVNLPDYDPNRYPEMPQERFPNPAISAQYEPGSIFKIITMAAALDAGLMEPSTVFTDTGYITVGGRAIYNSNRMAYGQVTATDALARSLNVVTAQVAQLLGPDRFYQYLRLFGFGEATNIDLSGEINGLIKTPQDPHWSLSDLGTNSFGQGLAVTPIQMIRAAAAIANQGRLMQPYVVQARVDGETVQWTEPVTVRQVLQPEAAQKLTEMMVAVVETGNTKARVPGYRVAGKSGTAQIPTPQGYVLDETIVSFIGFAPADDPQLVVLVKMDRPDPNINQWASNTAAPVFSRVMKRLLEHMNIPPESVQPVSLD, encoded by the coding sequence ATGGAATCTCCGGGCACATTCCACCGCCTTTCCGGCGGACTTTCACCCCATCTGGCATCCTCCCATGCCGGCGCGGCCAGCCAACCGGCCCGGCCCGTGGGGCGTTTTCACCTGCTGGCCGTCGGATTTGGCCTCTTGACCCTCATCGTCCTGGGACAGCTGGTGCGCTACCAGATCTTCCAGCGGGATCAGGCGGCGGCGTCTGTCGTGGCGGAGGAAGGGCCGACGGCCCGGGGGATCATGGTCGACCGGGACGGCGTCCCACTGGTGGTGAACCGCTATTTCTACCAGATTTCCGCCACCCCCCGCCAGTTGGAGACCGAGGAGGCGCGCATCGAGGTGGCCCGCCAGTTGCACGATCTGATCGGGTTGCCCTATGATCACACGATGTCTGTGTTGACGAATTATCAGGACGCCTATTTTGCTGTGTTGGCCAACGACGTAAGCCTGACCGAAGCCCAAAAGATCCTGGATTTCAAGGCCCTCCAGGAAAAAGAAAATGTGATCTACCCCCTGCAACAGGTCCACGTGCGACCGACCCCCCGGCGCTTCTACCCCCAGGAGTCCCTCTTCGCCCACCTGACCGGCTTTGTACGGCCCGATTTGGGGGGCGTCATGGGCCTGGAGGCGTACTACGACGAGTTCCTCCGCCAGGACGGCGCCGGTCTGCTGGGCGGGCGTCAGGACGGGCTGGAGAGCCTGCCCGAGGAGGTGCGCCGCTTCGTCCCCTCCGATGTGGGCAAGGATCTGGTGCTGACCCTGGACCGCACCGTCCAGTGGATTATTCGGGACGAGCTGGCCCAGGGCCTGGCCCAATATCGGGCCGAGGCCGGCACCATCATCGTGATGGCGCCCAAAACGGGCGCGATCCTGGGCATGGTGAACCTGCCCGACTACGATCCCAACCGCTATCCGGAGATGCCCCAGGAGCGTTTTCCCAACCCGGCCATCAGCGCCCAGTACGAGCCCGGCTCCATTTTCAAGATCATCACCATGGCCGCGGCCCTGGACGCCGGGTTGATGGAGCCGTCCACCGTCTTTACCGACACTGGCTATATCACCGTGGGGGGGCGGGCCATCTACAACAGCAACCGGATGGCCTACGGCCAGGTCACCGCCACCGACGCCCTGGCCCGCTCCCTTAACGTGGTGACGGCCCAGGTGGCGCAGTTGCTGGGCCCCGATCGCTTTTACCAATATCTGCGCCTTTTCGGCTTTGGCGAGGCCACCAACATCGATCTCTCCGGCGAGATCAACGGCCTGATCAAGACGCCCCAGGACCCCCACTGGAGCCTGTCGGATCTGGGCACCAACAGCTTCGGCCAGGGCCTGGCCGTCACTCCCATCCAGATGATTCGGGCCGCCGCGGCCATCGCCAACCAGGGCCGACTCATGCAGCCCTACGTGGTCCAGGCCCGGGTGGATGGCGAAACCGTTCAGTGGACCGAGCCGGTCACCGTGCGCCAGGTTCTCCAGCCGGAGGCAGCCCAGAAGCTCACCGAGATGATGGTGGCGGTGGTGGAGACGGGCAATACCAAGGCCCGGGTGCCCGGCTATCGGGTGGCCGGCAAGAGCGGCACCGCCCAGATCCCCACGCCCCAGGGCTATGTGCTGGATGAAACCATCGTCAGCTTCATCGGCTTTGCCCCCGCGGACGACCCCCAGCTGGTCGTCCTGGTGAAGATGGACCGGCCGGATCCCAACATCAACCAGTGGGCGTCCAACACCGCGGCCCCGGTCTTCAGCCGGGTGATGAAGCGGCTGCTGGAACACATGAACATTCCGCCCGAGTCGGTCCAGCCTGTCTCGCTGGATTAA
- the rsmH gene encoding 16S rRNA (cytosine(1402)-N(4))-methyltransferase RsmH, with amino-acid sequence MDAHAGAHPSDLYRHVPVLLEAVLEGLQIRPGMRMVDATVGGGGHTEAMLQRSAPDGLVLGLDADPEAIQRVAERLSHAVQAGRLRLVQSNFTQLRQTVHTHHFAPVDAILLDLGVSSFQLDLADRGFSFQQDGPLDMRFDPAQPLSAADIVNTWPEQELADLIYQYGEERRSRRIARYLVRHRPFETTGQLAQAVERAVGGRRGERLHPATRTFQALRIAVNQELAALESVLPQCLELLKPGGRLAVISFHSLEDRIVKRWMQAEASSFVQDPSHPQGGYEKMPGLRIITRKPIVPDAAEIQHNPRSRSAKLRIAERL; translated from the coding sequence ATGGACGCCCATGCCGGCGCCCATCCATCTGATCTTTATCGCCACGTCCCCGTCCTGTTGGAGGCTGTGCTGGAGGGCCTCCAGATCCGCCCCGGCATGCGCATGGTGGATGCCACGGTGGGGGGCGGTGGGCACACGGAAGCCATGCTCCAGCGTTCAGCACCCGACGGTTTGGTGTTGGGCTTGGACGCCGATCCGGAGGCCATTCAACGGGTTGCCGAACGGCTCTCCCATGCCGTCCAGGCAGGGCGCCTGCGACTCGTCCAGAGCAATTTCACGCAGTTGAGACAGACAGTCCACACCCACCACTTTGCACCTGTCGACGCCATCTTGTTGGATCTGGGCGTCAGCAGCTTTCAGTTGGATCTCGCGGACCGGGGCTTTTCGTTCCAGCAGGATGGGCCCCTGGACATGCGCTTCGACCCGGCTCAGCCCTTGAGCGCCGCCGACATCGTCAATACCTGGCCCGAGCAAGAGCTGGCCGATCTGATCTACCAGTATGGGGAGGAGCGGCGCAGCCGACGAATTGCCCGCTACCTGGTGCGCCACCGGCCCTTTGAGACCACCGGCCAGCTGGCTCAGGCGGTAGAACGGGCCGTGGGCGGCCGGCGGGGCGAGCGTCTTCATCCGGCCACCCGCACCTTCCAGGCCCTGCGCATCGCCGTCAATCAGGAGCTCGCGGCCCTGGAGTCGGTCCTGCCCCAATGCCTGGAGCTCCTGAAGCCTGGAGGGCGTCTGGCGGTCATCAGCTTCCACAGCCTGGAGGATCGGATTGTGAAGCGCTGGATGCAGGCAGAAGCCAGCTCCTTCGTCCAGGATCCATCCCACCCCCAGGGCGGCTACGAAAAGATGCCAGGCCTGCGCATCATCACCCGCAAACCCATTGTGCCGGATGCGGCTGAGATCCAGCACAATCCTCGGAGCCGTTCCGCCAAGTTGCGCATCGCAGAGCGGCTCTGA
- the mraZ gene encoding division/cell wall cluster transcriptional repressor MraZ — translation MFLGEFIHSLDSKGRLTIPAKFRDQLAAGLVITRNPVERCLLVIPQARWMEMAEKISALPLTDPRSALLRRAIFSAAEDLKPDRQGRILISQRLRDYAQIESDILVAGLHTFVELWQPSLWEEKVLQPLDSGNIDGELFAALNV, via the coding sequence GTGTTCCTCGGCGAATTCATCCACAGTCTGGACAGCAAGGGCCGGTTGACCATTCCGGCCAAGTTCCGGGATCAGCTGGCCGCCGGCCTGGTGATCACCCGGAATCCTGTGGAGCGCTGTCTGCTGGTGATCCCCCAGGCCAGGTGGATGGAAATGGCCGAAAAGATCAGCGCCCTGCCCCTGACCGATCCCCGGTCGGCCCTCCTGCGCCGGGCCATCTTCAGCGCCGCCGAAGATCTGAAGCCGGACCGGCAGGGACGCATCTTGATCAGCCAGCGCCTGCGGGATTACGCCCAGATTGAGAGCGATATTCTCGTCGCCGGCCTCCATACATTCGTCGAGCTGTGGCAGCCCTCCCTCTGGGAGGAAAAGGTCCTGCAGCCGTTGGACAGCGGCAACATCGACGGCGAACTGTTCGCCGCCTTGAATGTATGA
- a CDS encoding septum formation initiator family protein has translation MQLVSQRSFSPSAPYAQKSSPASRWSQATTAPSTAAPALPLPSGWLSPLLRQMDVAAGWLRLPDSPQAFARYVAGLSLIFLGLTLHVLLAAQILQARVELSQLQAQHERLIQENSELAWQIAAATNLDRIAQRARELGYVPAEGRTFVVLPATPAAPAIPAPVAEPQPEKTQAEGGLLHWLQTLFAPDSNSREPLALPTPASPAADEAPFGWWTRWWPRQPVQE, from the coding sequence ATGCAACTGGTATCCCAGCGTTCATTCTCTCCCTCTGCCCCGTATGCCCAAAAGTCATCCCCGGCGTCCCGCTGGAGTCAGGCGACAACCGCCCCCTCCACGGCTGCACCGGCCCTTCCCCTGCCGTCGGGTTGGCTGTCTCCGCTCCTCCGGCAGATGGACGTGGCGGCTGGCTGGCTCCGGCTGCCGGACAGTCCCCAGGCCTTTGCCCGCTACGTGGCCGGCCTTAGCCTGATCTTCCTGGGGCTGACCCTGCACGTCCTGTTGGCGGCCCAGATCCTGCAGGCCCGGGTGGAGCTGAGCCAGCTCCAGGCACAACACGAGCGGCTCATCCAGGAAAACAGCGAGCTGGCCTGGCAGATTGCGGCAGCCACCAACCTGGATCGGATCGCCCAACGGGCCCGGGAACTGGGCTATGTGCCCGCGGAGGGCCGTACCTTCGTCGTCCTTCCGGCGACCCCTGCCGCCCCGGCTATTCCGGCCCCTGTGGCTGAGCCCCAGCCGGAAAAGACCCAGGCGGAGGGGGGGCTTCTCCACTGGCTGCAGACCCTCTTTGCCCCTGACTCCAATTCCAGAGAGCCGCTGGCCTTGCCCACACCCGCCAGCCCTGCCGCCGACGAGGCTCCATTTGGCTGGTGGACCCGCTGGTGGCCGCGTCAGCCTGTTCAGGAATAA